Proteins encoded in a region of the Mycolicibacterium duvalii genome:
- a CDS encoding CsbD family protein produces the protein MSSDNTSAQTRRSFVESVKGKAKEWVGAITGKNSLTAEGQLEQRQGKERRAASRVAAEADAETAQARAQAREAELEGATERQQTRGQAAEAKAEVREQQIAARRAADQAVHQDAARRQTGVEAAVQHEAERAKAEERAEIRSASAEYGEAIDDYNDAVDDAVRTEAQADRLRSRVEGTDPAP, from the coding sequence ATGAGCAGCGACAACACGTCTGCCCAGACCCGTAGAAGCTTCGTCGAGTCCGTCAAGGGCAAGGCCAAGGAGTGGGTGGGCGCCATCACCGGCAAGAACTCGCTGACTGCCGAGGGGCAGCTGGAACAGCGGCAGGGCAAGGAACGTCGTGCGGCCAGTCGTGTCGCCGCCGAAGCCGACGCCGAGACCGCTCAGGCCAGGGCCCAGGCTCGAGAGGCCGAGCTGGAAGGCGCGACGGAGCGGCAGCAGACAAGGGGACAGGCCGCCGAGGCCAAAGCCGAGGTCCGCGAGCAGCAGATCGCTGCGCGGCGGGCCGCCGACCAGGCCGTCCACCAGGACGCAGCCCGCCGACAGACCGGTGTGGAAGCCGCGGTCCAGCACGAGGCCGAACGCGCGAAGGCCGAGGAGCGCGCGGAGATCCGTTCCGCCAGTGCCGAATACGGCGAGGCCATCGACGATTACAACGACGCCGTCGACGACGCGGTCCGCACCGAGGCCCAGGCTGACCGGCTACGAAGCCGGGTCGAGGGCACCGACCCCGCCCCGTGA
- a CDS encoding IF2 family translation initiation factor, which produces MRITDLPFAVLRLQYRLARTPLHLLERGLLSRMDAEAPQRLFLERALGAVDVAAGSMLRDADVEAQGLRRIEKAAVLGEAARLEDVADQRKQEASDELKPRRERAAHAPTEARQKAQERISEARSTAEQAKQQVARDAAAVAQQAKNQVDSAAQQKVAAVEKTRRHAEERSEAVEEAKVSAAREELDDASDKHRAAIDAHQHAERLGELSAVEQHKRQAGTP; this is translated from the coding sequence ATGAGAATCACCGACCTACCGTTCGCGGTGCTGCGCCTGCAGTACCGGTTGGCGCGCACACCGCTGCATCTGCTCGAGCGCGGGCTGCTGTCCCGGATGGACGCCGAGGCGCCGCAGCGGTTGTTCCTTGAGCGCGCACTCGGAGCCGTCGACGTCGCCGCGGGCAGCATGCTGCGGGACGCCGACGTGGAGGCGCAGGGTCTCAGACGCATCGAGAAGGCTGCCGTGCTCGGCGAGGCGGCCCGCCTCGAGGATGTGGCCGACCAGCGAAAGCAGGAGGCCAGCGATGAGCTGAAGCCGCGTCGCGAGCGCGCTGCCCACGCGCCGACCGAAGCGCGCCAGAAGGCACAGGAGCGCATCAGCGAGGCCCGCTCGACGGCGGAACAGGCCAAGCAGCAGGTGGCCCGCGATGCCGCCGCCGTCGCGCAGCAGGCCAAGAACCAGGTCGACAGTGCGGCCCAGCAGAAGGTCGCCGCGGTCGAGAAGACGCGGCGCCATGCGGAGGAGCGCAGCGAGGCGGTCGAAGAAGCGAAGGTGTCGGCCGCCCGGGAGGAGCTCGACGACGCCTCCGACAAGCACCGAGCCGCAATCGACGCGCATCAGCATGCCGAGCGCCTCGGCGAGCTCAGCGCCGTCGAGCAGCACAAGCGCCAGGCCGGCACACCGTGA
- a CDS encoding DUF6480 family protein: protein MTATPPDPDPMNTPSGEPAGGVPPGETPPDSAQTRATAHPDPAAGRNLNPRSAIGIAAIVAFVLVFAAVAVLLIVQIVGA from the coding sequence GTGACCGCGACACCTCCGGACCCCGACCCGATGAACACCCCCAGCGGCGAGCCCGCTGGGGGCGTCCCTCCCGGCGAGACCCCGCCGGACTCGGCCCAGACCAGGGCCACCGCCCACCCTGATCCCGCGGCGGGACGAAATCTCAACCCGCGCAGCGCGATCGGGATCGCCGCCATCGTGGCCTTTGTGCTGGTGTTCGCCGCGGTGGCGGTGTTGCTGATAGTGCAAATAGTCGGCGCGTAA